One Primulina tabacum isolate GXHZ01 chromosome 10, ASM2559414v2, whole genome shotgun sequence DNA segment encodes these proteins:
- the LOC142506191 gene encoding F-box protein At3g58530, which produces MEVDKETATMEVWNRETVPTVMKIVCTRLPQRDLISLLLVSPWIHGNLISHPSLWQVLDFHEMDKAGDRLVAALSLSRYQNVKHIKLEFARDIEDKHLEIVKNVCRNSVGNLEVLNLNGCQKISDAGIDFITFNSPKLKDFSIYWNVRVSDLGIKNLMKNCKLVTNLNLSGCKNVSDESLKLIAKNYQGLLLLNITRCTKLTDGGLRTILLNCSSLQSLNLYALSSFTDVAYQKISLLIHLQFLDLCGAQNLSDEGLSCIANCKSLISLNLTWCVHITDQGVISIAQGCTFLEFLSLFGIVGVTDKSLEALSKCCSNTLTTLDVNGCIGIKRRSREELIHLFPKLKCFKVHS; this is translated from the exons ATGGAAGTGGACAAAGAAACTGCAACGATGGAGGTGTGGAATAGAGAAACTGTGCCAACGGTGATGAAGATTGTCTGCACCAGACTTCCTCAGAGAGACCTAATTTCCCTTTTGCTTGTCAGCCCTTGGATTCATGGAAATCTAATTTCTCACCCTTCCCTTTGGCAG GTTCTTGATTTTCATGAGATGGACAAGGCAGGGGATCGCCTAGTGGCAGCTCTCTCTCTG TCAAGATACCAGAATGTGAAGCATATAAAACTTGAGTTTGCTAGGGATATTGAAGATAAGCATCTAGAAATTGTTAAAAACGTG TGCAGAAATTCTGTTGGAAACTTAGAGGTTCTTAATTTGAACGGTTGCCAAAAGATATCTGATGCGGGTATAGATTTTATAACATTCAATAGCCCAAAATTAAAGGACTTCTCTATCTACTGGAATGTGAG GGTTTCAGATCTTGGAATTAAGAACCTGATGAAGAATTGCAAACTCGTGACGAATTTGAACCTTAGTGGCTGTAAG AATGTCTCCGATGAAAGTTTGAAATTGATTGCCAAAAATTATCAAGGGTTGCTTTTATTGAACATCACGAG ATGCACCAAGCTGACTGATGGAGGTTTGCGAACGATATTGCTGAACTGCTCCTCTCTTCAGAGCTTAAATCTATACGCTCTTTCAAG TTTTACAGACGTAGCATACCAGAAGATTTCACTTTTAATACATCTTCAATTTTTAGACCTCTGTGGCGCTCAG AATCTGTCTGACGAAGGACTTTCTTGCATAGCTAACTGCAAGAGCTTGATTTCACTCAATTTGACCTG GTGTGTGCATATAACCGATCAGGGTGTTATATCTATTGCACAAGGAtgcacatttcttgaatttctgAG CTTGTTTGGGATAGTTGGGGTGACAGATAAGAGCTTGGAGGCCCTTTCAAAATGTTGCTCAAATACATTAACAACACTTGATGTCAATGGATGCATCGGCATAAAG AGACGTAGCCGTGAGGAATTGATTCATTTGTTTCCTAAACTCAAGTGCTTCAAGGTCCATAGCTAG
- the LOC142504793 gene encoding putative protein kinase At2g41970, producing MLCCGGAEEESFSGPPANQYTAPPKSGNPYPGGTNTGGSDRGEPRTSAARNGAPQKVLPIETPALSLDELNRLTGNFGTKSLIGEGSYGRVFYAKLRSGQQAAIKKLDTASAPEPESDFVAQLSLVSRLKNEHFVGLLGYCLEANNRILAYEYATMGSLHDVLHGRKGVQGAEPGPVLTWYQRVKIAYGAARGIEYLHEKCQPSIVHRDVRSSNVLLFDDFVAKIADFCLTNQSSDTAARLHSTRVLGTFGYHAPEYAMTGQITQKSDVYSFGVVLLELLTGRKPVDHTMPKGQQSLVTWATPRLSEDKVKQCVDPKLNNDYPPKAIAKMAAVAALCVQYEADFRPNMTIVVKALQPLLNSKPAGPDSNS from the exons ATGTTGTGCTGTGGAGGTGCAGAAGAGGAAAGTTTCAGTGGTCCTCCGGCGAACCAATACACGGCCCCGCCTAAATCCGGAAATCCATATCCTGGTGGCACAAATACTGGAG GTAGCGACAGAGGAGAGCCAAGAACTTCTGCTGCAAGAAATGGAGCTCCTCAGAAGGTTTTACCAATTGAGACACCAGCACTGTCATTGGATGAACTAAATAGATTGACTGGTAATTTTGGAACAAAATCTCTGATTGGTGAGGGCTCGTATGGTCGAGTATTTTACGCAAAGTTAAGAAGTGGGCAGCAAGCAGCAATCAAAAAGCTTGATACCGCTTCAGCACCCGAGCCTGAATCTGATTTTGTAGCTCAG TTATCCTTGGTTTCGAGGCTCAAGAACGAACATTTCGTGGGGCTGCTTGGGTACTGTCTTGAAGCAAACAACCGAATCTTGGCATACGAATATGCCACAATGGGTTCTTTACATGATGTTTTACATG GTCGGAAAGGGGTGCAAGGGGCGGAACCTGGTCCTGTTCTGACCTGGTATCAGAGAGTGAAGATTGCTTATGGAGCAGCTAGGGGGATCGAATATTTGCATGAGAAATGCCAGCCTTCAATTGTCCACCGTGATGTTAGATCCAGCAATGTGCTTCTTTTTGATGATTTTGTAGCCAAGATTGCGGATTTTTGCTTGACAAACCAGTCATCGGATACAGCCGCTCGACTGCATTCAACTCGAGTCCTCGGAACGTTTGGCTACCATGCTCCAGA GTACGCTATGACGGGACAAATAACTCAGAAAAGCGATGTATATAGCTTTGGGGTGGTTCTCTTAGAACTTCTGACCGGGAGAAAACCAGTAGACCATACGATGCCTAAAGGACAACAAAGTCTCGTTACATGG GCTACTCCAAGACTTAGTGAGGATAAAGTGAAGCAATGTGTGGATCCCAAGCTAAACAATGATTATCCACCAAAGGCCATTGCAAAG ATGGCAGCTGTAGCAGCACTTTGTGTTCAATACGAAGCCGACTTCCGGCCGAACATGACGATTGTCGTCAAAGCTTTGCAGCCGCTTCTCAACTCTAAACCAGCTGGCCCTGATTctaattcataa